The following coding sequences lie in one Arachis hypogaea cultivar Tifrunner chromosome 4, arahy.Tifrunner.gnm2.J5K5, whole genome shotgun sequence genomic window:
- the LOC112796230 gene encoding probable folate-biopterin transporter 7 yields the protein MVSSDGSRGSVGGGGNPIKKVLGLGYWVQGFRCFPWLAVNFFLKDGLNVDPSKLQILLNSANLPMVGKPLYGLVSDSIYISGQHRVPYIALGAFLQALSWLVIAIYPSSMSIFTISVYLLLSNLGASIAEVANDAIVAEMGKQPPPSTKNSQSSSSGSLQSFVWIASSIGGVLGNLVGGMFIGRFSPQSMFLAFGLLLSLQFFITISVSESSLGLPKSTSAGIRKQFTQLLVALRKPEIAYSISWFAVSYAIIPALTGTMFFYQTEYLKIDSSVLGISKVVGQATMLLWGIIYNQYLKSIPSRKLISAIQSMMAVFMISDFLFVRGFYRQMGMPDSLYVVMFSGFLEVLYFFKVLPFSVLIAQLCPHGCEGSIMAFLMSAVALAFIVSGYLGVALVSWINITGTDFSRLPIALLIQAACTLLPIFWSSCIPDDLKPKDRKKD from the exons atggTTTCTTCTGATGGAAGTAGAGGCAGTGTGGGTGGTGGTGGCAACCCAATCAAGAAGGTTCTGGGTTTAGGGTATTGGGTTCAAGGGTTCAGATGCTTCCCATGGCTGGCAGTGAATTTCTTCCTCAAGGATGGACTCAATGTGGACCCTTCAAAACTCCAAATTCTCCTGAATTCAGCTAATCTTCCAATGGTTGGGAAGCCCTTATATGGACTTGTTTCTGATTCAATCTACATCTCTGGCCAGCATCGTGTTCCCTACATAGCCCTTGGAG CTTTCTTGCAGGCATTGTCATGGCTAGTCATAGCAATCTATCCGTCAAGCATGTCGATTTTCACAATATCTGTATACCTCCTCCTTAGCAATCTTGGTGCTTCTATAGCTGAGGTAGCAAATGATGCCATTGTAGCAGAGATGGGTAAACAACCTCCTCCATCAACCAAGAACTCTCAGTCATCTTCCTCAGGAAGCCTCCAATCGTTTGTTTGGATAGCCTCCTCCATAGGAGGAGTCCTTGGAAACCTTGTTGGCGGCATGTTTATTGGCCGGTTCTCCCCACAATCAATGTTTCTTGCCTTTGGACTACTACTCAGTCTCCAATTCTTTATAACCATTTCTGTTTCTGAAAGCTCTCTTGGTCTCCCAAAGAGTACATCTGCAGGGATAAGGAAACAATTCACACAGCTATTGGTTGCTTTAAGAAAGCCTGAAATCGCTTACTCGATATCTTGGTTCGCGGTATCCTATGCCATTATTCCTGCACTCACAGGAACCATGTTCTTTTACCAGACAGAGTATTTAAAAATCGACTCGTCGGTATTGGGAATTTCAAAGGTGGTTGGCCAGGCAACAATGCTTTTATGGGGGATCATATACAACCAATACTTAAAATCTATTCCATCAAGGAAACTAATATCAGCCATTCAATCCATGATGGCAGTTTTCATGATCTCAGATTTCTTGTTTGTGAGAGGCTTCTATAGACAAATGGGCATGCCCGATTCGCTCTATGTTGTGATGTTCTCTGGATTCTTGGAAGTTCTCTACTTCTTCAAGGTTCTTCCATTCAGTGTGTTGATAGCACAGTTGTGTCCACATGGATGTGAGGGTTCTATAATGGCATTTCTTATGTCTGCTGTGGCACTTGCATTCATTGTAAGTGGATATCTTGGTGTTGCATTGGTGTCATGGATCAATATCACAGGAACTGATTTTTCAAGGCTTCCAATTGCACTTCTGATTCAAGCGGCATGCACATTGTTGCCAATCTTTTGGTCATCTTGCATACCTGATGATCTAAAACCAAAAGACAGGAAGAAAGACTAA
- the LOC112796229 gene encoding uncharacterized protein, with product MRFTHLSRLISRIPRHDTSRALQCRAFQADVVSGDSKAKPKRYKIPQFYDPYGPRPPPSEKIIQLAEQIGALPEEERSQIMPMLVERLKLPKLQSISTDGLDLGQQDGAAGVQVEEKKAEKTAFDVKLEKFDAAAKIKVIKEVRTFTNLGLKEAKDLVEKVPAVLKQGVTKEEANEIIEKLKAVGGVAIME from the coding sequence AGGGCTTTGCAATGTCGTGCCTTCCAGGCTGATGTTGTTTCTGGAGATTCCAAGGCCAAACCAAAAAGGTACAAAATTCCTCAGTTTTATGATCCTTATGGCCCTAGACCTCCACCTTCAGAAAAAATCATTCAGCTTGCAGAACAGATTGGAGCATTGCCTGAAGAAGAGCGCAGTCAAATTATGCCTATGTTGGTAGAAAGATTAAAGCTTCCAAAGTTGCAGTCAATTTCAACAGATGGCCTGGACTTGGGTCAGCAAGATGGTGCAGCTGGAGTGCAGGTCGAGGAGAAAAAAGCAGAGAAAACGGCATTTGATGTTAAGTTGGAAAAGTTTGATGCAGCTGCGAAGATCAAGGTGATTAAGGAGGTAAGAACATTCACTAACCTTGGACTGAAAGAGGCCAAAGATCTTGTCGAAAAGGTGCCGGCTGTGCTTAAACAAGGAGTCACAAAGGAGGAGGCAAatgaaattattgaaaaattaaaagctGTTGGAGGAGTTGCAATCATGGAGTAG